The DNA sequence TCGGCGCCACAGCTCCTGACCCGTCAAAGCGTCGAGACAGAGCAGGAACTGGGTCCCGTCCTCGTCCCAGAGGGTGTAGGCCTTCCCGTCTACGACCGAAACGCTCGAGAATCCCGCTCCCGCCTGGGTTCGCCAGAGGATCGTGGGGCCGCCCGCGAGCCATTGATCGAGGAGGCCCGATTCCGATGAAACGGCATCACGGTTGGCACCGCGCCACTGGGGCCAATCGAGCACTACTCCGCCCTCGGGCGGTGTCGCGGTTTCGGCCGGCAGGCGACTCGACGGCAGTGCAAGGCACACGAACGTGAGCAGCAAGATGGACTTGGTCATGGTAATCCTCCTTCCTCGGCCTCACAGTCGAGGTACGCTTGTACGAGAATCTCGAAGTCACGAATGACCGCATCGCGCCTCGACGCGGGGATCTTGTCGAAGACCCGGCGGCTGTGCGTGTCATTCTCCTCGTGGATTGACCGGGACACGGCGGCTCCCTCGGGAGTTAGCTCGATCCAGACCACGCGCCGATCGCTGTCGCCTCGCTCGCGGCCAAGCAGTCCCTTCGCCACCAGACCGTCGACCGTGCGGCTGAGCGTGCTGTTGTCCAATCTGAGATTCGCCGCGAGCTGACCCATCGTGAGCCGACCGC is a window from the bacterium genome containing:
- a CDS encoding MarR family transcriptional regulator, with protein sequence MHTRQIRSYRRILRRFERVTNAQLKSCCSHVTLAQCLVLLEIEEGGRLTMGQLAANLRLDNSTLSRTVDGLVAKGLLGRERGDSDRRVVWIELTPEGAAVSRSIHEENDTHSRRVFDKIPASRRDAVIRDFEILVQAYLDCEAEEGGLP